A single region of the Garra rufa chromosome 6, GarRuf1.0, whole genome shotgun sequence genome encodes:
- the LOC141336611 gene encoding uncharacterized protein, producing MKMEFIKEESEDMKIEETFRVKHEDTEEQKDLMVLKEESQELNETEEKDQNEKHHDFRSVQKSMSCSQTSSPRKAKRTQKSKLKFICQQCGKIFKQKGNLTVHKKTHMEKKPLICPQCGKSFARKPLLKVHMRIHTGEKPYTCKLCGKSFTQKNNLDSHIKSHTGEKPYTCKLCGKSFSLNGYLKTHMEIHIEKKPLICPQCGKCYLKKKNLIAHMRIHTGKSPFTCTQCGKSFTRKENLQTHIRSHTGEKPYVCGQCGKSFRYTENLNTHMKIHLRDNSFKCHQCERSFTDINHLKNHVKIHIGEKPIMCHYCGKSFSKGGPLKIHLRVHTGEKPYTCEQCGKGFTVKGNVTVHMRIHTGEKPYKCLQCGKSFICPSSMKRHLKTHSGKKLRFSSV from the exons atgaagatggagtttattaaagaggagagtgaagacatgaagattgaagaaacattcagagtcaaacatgaagatactgaggaacaaaaag ACCTGATggtgctgaaagaggagagtcaagaactgaatgaaactgaagagaaagatcaaaatgagaaacatcATGATTTCAGAAGTGTACAAAAATCAATGAGTTGCTCACAGACTTCCTCACCAAGAAAAGCTAAAAGAACACAAAAAAGCAAGCTCAaattcatctgccaacagtgtggaaaaataTTCAAGCAGAAAGGAAACCTTACAGTCCATAAGAAAACTCACATGGAAAAGAAACCGTTAatatgtcctcagtgtggaaagagttttgcacGTAAACCACTCCTTAaggtccacatgagaattcacaccggagaaaaaccttacacctgcaaactgtgtggaaagagttttacacagaaaaataaCCTTGATTCCCACATAAaaagtcacactggagagaaaccttacacctgcaaactgtgtggaaagagtttctcattGAATGGATATTTAAAGACTCACATGGAAATTCACATCGAAAAGAAGCCATTAATATGTCCTCAGTGTGGGAAgtgttatttaaagaaaaaaaaccttattgcccacatgagaattcacactggaaagaGTCCCTTCACTtgtactcagtgtggaaagagtttcacacgtAAAGAAAACCTACAGACTCACATTAgaagtcacactggagagaagccctacgtatgtggtcagtgtggaaagagtttcagatatACTGAAAACCTAAATACTCACATGAAGATACACTTAAGAGATAACAGTTTTAAATGTCATCAGTGCGAAAGGAGTTTCACAGACATTAATCACCTTaagaatcatgttaaaattcaCATTGGAGAAAAGCCTATCATGTGCCAttactgtggaaagagtttctcaaaAGGAGGACCGCTCAAGATTCacttgagagttcacactggagagaaaccgtacacctgtgaacagtgtggaaaaGGATTCACAGTTAAAGGAAACGTCACGgttcacatgaggattcacactggagagaaaccttacaaatgtcttcagtgtgggaagagttttataTGTCCAAGCAGCATGAAACGTCATTTGAAAACTCATTCTGGAAAGAAGTTGAGGTTTTCCTCAGTGTGA